In the Solidesulfovibrio fructosivorans JJ] genome, AAGGTGGTCCATGGCGCGCGCGGCTTTTGCAACATCAACATCGAAGCCGTCATGGTCGAATGGCTGCGTGAACATTACGGCCCCCTGCGCGTGGCCATTGTGGATACCGACTGCCACCACGGCGACGGCACCCAGGACGTCTACTGGAACGACCCGGATACCCTCTTCATCTCCCTGCACCAGGACGGCCGCACCCTCTACCCCGGCACCGGCTACCCCTATGAAATGGGCGGCCCCGGGGCGCTCGGCAAAACCGTCAACATCCCGCTTCCCCCCGGCACCTCGGACGAAGGCTTCCTCTTTGCCGTGCGCGAAGTGGTCCTGCCTCTTTTGGCCGATTTCAAGCCCGACCTGGTCATCAACTCCGCCGGCCAGGACAACCACTTCTCCGACCCCATCACCGACATGGCCTTCTCCGCTCAAGGCTATGCCAAGCTCACCGAACTCCTCGGCGCGGACATCGCCGTGCTTGAAGGCGGCTACGCCATCCAGGGCGCGCTGCCCTACGTCAACCTCGGCATCGTGCTGTCCATGGCCGGCCTCGACTACTCCCACGTGCGCGAACCGAACTTCGACCCCGAAGCCATCCGCCAACCGGCCAAGGTCACGGGCTATATCGAAGAAGTCTGCCGCGACATCCTCGCCCTGACCCGCAACCCCAAGCCCCCCAAAGGCGAAACCGTCAACGGGTGGTTCTCGCGCCGCAAGACGCTGTATTACGATACGGACGCCATAACGGAATACCAAACCGAATCCGTGCGGCTGTGCGACCATTGCCGGGGCGTGGTCAAATACGAGACCGAATCCACCCGCAACCCGCTGTGCCTGGGCGTCGAAGCGCCCATCGGCGCCTGCGGGAAATGCGTGGAAGAAGCCTACCGCATCTACGAGGCCGGCCAGATCAAAGGCGAATACCGCCACCTGCAACTTATCGACCGCGTCCACAAGCACTACGCCAGTTACACGGGCTAACCGGGCGGATGAAGCGGGGGCTCTGCCCCCGAGCCCCCGGCAGAGGCTCCGCCTCTGCACTCCGCCGGGAGGCCACGGGCCCCCCGGACCCCCCGTCCGGTGTGCTTTGGCTGGGCGGGGATGGGTTGACTGGCGAGAGGTCAGATCGCTGGAAGATGGGGGCGGAATTTGTCGGGACGGTGCATGTCGCTTCGCGACAAGCTCGTCCCAGGCAAATTCCGCCCCCACCACGCCGGTCGCCCCTTTGGGGCGACATTTCAGAAAAAGTGATTGTTGTTTAAATGCGGCGCTTCGCCGCTGGCGCGGTTGTTGCCGCAATCGTGTCGGCGTCGAGGCGCGAAGCGTCTCGTGTCGCCGGGCCGATTTCGGCGACAAATATTCGAGTTCCCGCCACCCCGCAAAAGCTCCACCCGGCAAAGCGTAAAAGGGGGTCCGGGGGACATCAAGTCCCCCGGCGGAGAGGTGCAGGAGAGGCAGAGCCTCTCCTGCCGGGTCCAGGGCAGCGCCCTGGCGGGGTGCAGGGGCGGAGCCCCTGCCTTACGGACGCCAGTCGGACAGCACGCCGGTTTCGTTGTGGGCAAGCCATTCGCGCATGCTTTCGGGGTCGCGTACGCCGCCTGTGACGACGGCCCGGTAGAGGTCGATGGACAGGAAGTCGACATCCGGCGTTGTGGCGCGCCAGGCTTTGAGTTCCAGGATGGTCCGGCGCAGTTGCGGGGTCATGGCCTGGCGCAGCGGGCCGACAAGGTGTTCGCCGCGCGGCAGGGCGTAGTCGTCGGGGGCGCTCCACATGTCGATTTTCCAGGTGGTGTCGTCGGCGTCCTGGAAGCGGATCTGCCAATAGAGGGCCTTGTCCGGGCCGTACATGTGGTTTTGGAACAGGGTTTCGCGCACGCCCGGATGCTCGGCGGCCGTGGCCAGGACGGCGAAGCCGTCTTGCTGGCGCAGGGTTTCGCAGTAGACTTCGAGGTCGATGTCCGGGTCGAGGGCCAGGTCATGGGCCACCGCGCCGACCAGGACAGGGCGGCCGAAGCGGCTCCAGGAGCGCATGAGGCCGAGGGCGTCGACGATTTCCAGGGCACGGTCGCGCATGGCGCGGCTGCGTTCCAAAATATCCGTTGTCGCGGACACTTGAGTACCTCCTCGTGCATGCGGTTAGGGGGAGGCGGTGGTAGGCGCTGCGGCCCGGATTGTCAAAAATTCGGGCTGGGGCTGCCGGGATCGTTTTCCTGAGGCGGCTTTTGAGTTTTTCCGCCATCGGCTGCCGGGCGCTTCGCGACCAGTCCGGCGGTCTTGAGCTTTTCCATGACGCCGGCGAGCATGGCGAAGGATTCGATGAAGCCTTCGGTGGTCATGACGAGGCGTTGTTTGCGTTCCTTGGCCGGTTTCCCCTTGCCGTCCAGGCTGTCGGCGGAAAGGGCGAAGAAGTCGATGCGCACGGCTCCTTTACCGAAGCCGATGCCGGAAATGCCGTCCACGAACAGTTCGTCGCTCATTTTGTCATCGCTCCGTAGTCTTAGGGTTCGCGCAGGCTCTCGTCGAACGAGCGGATCAGCGGATAAAGCAGGTAGGTGATGACGCGGCGTCGGCCGACCTTGATCTCGGCGGTGACGGCCATGCCGGGGAAGAGGTGGAAATCCGGGGGCACGTTGGTGAGCGCCGCTTGGGTGATGGCGGCGCGCACGCGGTAGACGAGGCGTTGACCTTCCTGGGTCTGCTTTTCGAAGGCGTCGGGGCTTATGGTGCGCACCACGCCCGTGGCGGTGCCGTGGCGCTGGAAGGGGAAGGCCTCGAATTTGAGCCGCACCTGGTCGCCGATGCGCACGCGGCCGATATCCTGGGCGGCCACTTCGGCTTCGGCCACGAGGTCGTCGCCGCGCGGGACGATGGTGAGGAGCGTTTCGCCCTGGCCGGCCACGGCCCCGGCCGCTTTGGCGGCGACGTCCAGGACGAGGCCGTCTTCCGGGGCGCGCAGGATGACTTGGTCGCGCAAGTGCTCGGCCTTGCGTTTTTCCTGGTCGGCGGCGGCCAGGGAGCGGCTGGCCTCGGCCAGATCCTTGGCCGCCTCGGCCTGCCAGTTGCTTTCGAAATCGCGGGCCTGGGCTTCTGCCCGGGCCAGGGATTCGCGCAGCTCGGCGGCTTCGCTGGTCAGTTTGGTCAACTGGCCCTCGGCGTCGATGCGGCTGCTTTGGGCCTTCATGTATTCGACCTTGGAGCTTGCGCCCTGCTTGTAGATGTCGGCGTACATCTTCTCCAGGTCGCGGGCCAGGGCGATTTGCTTTTTGTTCTTGGCGGCTTCGGCGGCGTTGGTGGCCAGCTTGGCCGAAAGTTCCCGGACCTGTCGGGCCAGGGATTCGGCCTTGGCGGCGTGTTCCTGGCGTCTGGCCAAAAGCAGGCCGCGTTCCAGGGCCAGATCGGCTTCGGTCAGGCCGGCCGGCGGTTTGCAGCTCCCGCCGGTTTCGCAGGTCAGCCGCCAGACCTTGGCGGCGAGGCTTTGCCAATCCTTTTCGCGCTCCACCAGCCCGGCCTGGGCCAGGGTGGGGTCCAGGGCCACCAGCGGGTCGCCCTTGGCCACGGACTGTCCGGCCGAGACGTAGATCTGGCGGATGACGGCGGTTTCCAGGGCGGCCACGGTGACGTTGCGCCTGGAGGAAACGAGCTTTCCCGGCGCGGCCACGATGCGGTTCACTTTGGCCAGGCAGGCGAACAGCAAGGCACAGAGGATGAAGGCGAGCAGCAGATAGAGGGTCAGGCGGTAGCGCACCGGAGTGGGCGCAACCATGATTTCCAGGGCGTCGGGCTGAAAAGCGGCGAAACGGGCGGCCGGCGGCATGGGAGTGCCGGGAATGGCCGGAGGCGCGGCCTGTTTACGCTTCCACGGCAGGATCACTGGCGTCCTTTTGAAAGTTTTTGAAGGGGGTCCAGGGGGAAACTTTTTTCAAAAAGTTTCCCCCTGGCCGCCGGAGGCATTAAAACTTCACGCCACGCGCGGCGTCGAGGGTGCGGGCGAAGTCGTCCTCGGTATGGGCGAAGGACGTAAAGGCGCATTCGAAGGCCGAGGGGGCGAGGAAGATGCCGGCTTCGCGCATCTGCTTGTAGTAGCTGGCATAGCGCGCCGTATCGCCCTTTTTGGCGTCTTCGAAGTTGGTGACCGGGCCTTCGCGGAAAAAGAGCGTGAAAAGCGATCCCGCCTGGTTGAGCCATACCGGCGCGCCCTTGTCGCGCAGGATGGCGGCCAGTTCTTCGGCCAGGGCCTTGGTGCGTTGCGCAAGCCCGTCGTAGTCGGCGTTTTTGAGCGTCTTGAGGGTGGCCAGGCCGGCGGCCATGGCCAGCGGATTTCCGGACAGCGTGCCGGCCTGATAGACCTCGCCGCAGGGGGCGATGCGCTCCATGATGTGGCGCTTGCCGCCATAGGCCCCGACGGGCAGCCCGCCGCCGATGATCTTGCCGAGGCAGGTGAGGTCCGGGTCGATGCCGAAGACGCTTTGCGCGCCGCCGTAGGCGATGCGGAAGCCGCATATGACCTCGTCGAAAATGAGCAGCGCGCCGTTTGGGGCCGTCACCTCGCGAAGCCCCTCCAGGAAGCCGGGAGCCGGGGGCACGAGGCCCATGTTGCCGGCCACGGGCTCGACGATGACGCAGGCGATGTCGTCGTTGGCCGCAAAAAGGGCCTTGACGGCTTCCAGGTCGTTGTAGGGCGCAAGCAGGGTGTGGCGCACGGTGTCGGCCGGAACGCCGGGGGTTCCGGGGATGCAGAAGGTGGCGAGCCCCGAGCCGGCGGCGGCCAGGAAGGCGTCGGAGTGGCCGTGGTAGCAGCCCTCGAACTTCACGATCTTGGACCGGCCGGTAACGCCCCGGGCGAGGCGCACGGCGCTCATGGTGGCCTCGGTGCCGGAGTTGACCATGCGCACCATCTCGATGCCGGGCACGGCGTCGACCACGGCCTGGGCCAGCCCGACCTCGTCCGGGCAGGGCGCGCCGTAGCTGGCCCCCTTGTCGGCGGCGGCGTGGATGGCGGCGGTCACGTCGGGGTGGCGGTGGCCGAGAAGCATCGGGCCCCAGGACATGACGTAGTCGATCAGTTCCCGGCCTTCGACGGTGGTCATCTTCGACCCCGAGGCCGAGGCGATGAAAAGCGGATCACAGCCGACGCTGCGGCAGGCCCGCACAGGGCTGTTGACGCCGCCGGGAATGAGTTTCTGGGCTTTTTCGAAAAGGGATGCGGAATCGGTCATGCCGTGGGCTCCGGATGGTTAATGGTCCTGGTCGGCGTCGCCGGAAAAGGTGAGGACGTAGCCGTTGACGTCTTGGAGGCTGCATTCGCGCGCGCCGTAAAACGTGACGTGGGGGGCCTTTATGAAGGGCGTGCGTTCGCTGACGCGATCGTAGAAGGCGTCGAGGTCGTCGCAGGTGAGCACGATCACCACCGAGCCGCCGATTTTGGCCTCGCCCAAACGGGGCAGTTCGGTGGTCAGGGAGGCCCGGGACTGGAAGATCAGGCGGGCTTGACCGCTTTTGACCTCGGCCAGGGCGAGCCGGCCGGAGGCGGGGGGTCGGTCGACGACCTGCCGGGTGTCCTCGGTGACGCCGCAAACGAATTCGAAGCCCAGGACGTCCCGGTAAAAGGCCACGGAACGGGCAACATCCTCGACCATGAGCTTTGGCGCGGCGCGGGTGACAGGCATTGGTGCACTCCTTGACCCGCCGCGGCCATAAGCGCGCCCGGGTCGCGGCGCATGGTAGCCGTGCGGGACGCCCGGCGCAAGCCTGTCCGGCCGGGGCCATTTTCAACTTGCAAAAACAAGGGGCTACGTTGCGCGACCACGGTTGGACCTTCAGTCGTCTCGAAAGAAGTTTTTCCGTATGAATTTTATAATATATTGAAATAAATATATAAAAATTTTCAAACCTCCCGCCGGAACCGGCCGGTTTCGGCTTGACAAGCGCCTGCCGCTCCACTAGGTAGCGACGCTTCAAAACGGACCGAGAATCCTCCGTATCATCCTCGCGGCGCGCTTCATCTCAGAGAGTATTCCTCGCATCGTCGTCAACACGTCGATCCATGGCTGCCGCACCAGGGATCGATCCGCCAACAGCTTTGACTCTGCCTATTACCGCTATGTGTCATTGCTTGAATACTGCATGGAGGTACATGCAATATGAGAGTTGCTTTTATTGCCATTGCGGCTATTTTTCTGACTGTGACAGCCCATGCCGCCACGCATAAAAATATGCTCCCCAAAAGCTCCCGGCCCGGGAAAAAAATTCTGGCCACCATCACCGTCTACACGCCCTCCCCTCGTGAAAACAACGGCCCCGGCACCAAGTCCGGCACGGCCATCGGCACCCGCATCCGGCCGGGCATCGTGGCCGTCTCCCGCGACCTGTTGCATGCGGGCTGGGACTATGGTGATAAGGTGCGCATCAAGGGGCTCGGCACGTTTATTATCGAGGACACCATGCACCAGCGCTTCCGGCGCACCATCGACGTGGCCGTGCCCAACCTGGCCGCGGCCAAGAAGATCGGGAAACTCCGGAATATCGAGGTGACGCTGCTGGAAAGCGAAGCGCACGACGCGGATAGTTAAGGGAAGAATAAAGAACCGGGGGGAAACTTTTCTGGAGAAAAGTTTCCCCCCGGACCCCCTTTCCAAAGACTTTAACAGTTACAATGTATCATCGTTACCGCATCTGTAACCGTGAAAAGTTTTTAGGAGGGGAGAGCGCGAGAGGGGGACCCTTTTTCCAAAAAGGGTCCCCCTCTCGCATCTTCTTCCTTCTTAAATCTTCTTAACCACGACCAGGGTCACGTCGTCTTCCTGGCGGCAATCGCCCCGGAAGGCGGTCAGGTCGGCCAGCACGGCGGCCAGGATATCGGCGGCGCTGCCCGCGGCGGCGCGCCGGATCGAAGCATGGAAGCGCGCCTTGCCGTACATTTCCCCGGACGGGCCGCGCGATTCCCATATGCCGTCCGTGCCGATGGCCAGCACGAGGCCCGGCCGGGCAAAGGGCATCGCGCATTCCGCGTAAGGGTAGGCCGGGTCAATGCCCAGCGGCACTCCCTTGCCCGGCCATTCCTCGAAGGCGTCCGTTTCCGGATCGTAGAGCAAGGCCGGGTCGTGGCCGGCCCGCACGTATCGCGCCTCGCCGGCTTCGGGCCGGATCTCCATGGCCAGGAGCGTCATGAACCGTCCCGAGTCGCCCACATCGCGGCACAGCAGCCGGTTGGCCCGGCGCACGCGTTCGGCCGGGGTCTCGCTGTCTTCGGTGGCCAGGAGCAGTGCCCGGGCCGTGGCCATGAGCAGCGCCGAGGGCACGCCATGGCCGGTCACGTCGCCGACGGCCGTGTCCAGGCAGATTTCCTTTCCCCGGGCCACGGCCCGGTAATCGAAGTAATCGCCTCCGGTTTCGTCGCAGGCGATGGCCGTGCCGGCGATGTCCAGGCCCGGCACCGCCGGCGGCGCGGCCGGCAGCAGGTTTTGCTGCACCTCCTGGGCCAGATCCAGGGAGCGTTGCAGCCGCAGATGGTCGGCCATCATCGGCCCGGCCTCGTTGAAGGCGTCGATGAGCTCCTGGCGCTCGTCCCCGACCCGCAGGTCGAGGCGGGCCGAAAAATCGCCGGCCGCCAGCCGTTTCCAACCGTCGAGCATGGCGAGCAAAGGCCGCAGGAACAAACGGGTCATGGCGATGGCGGCCAGGGTCACGGCCGCCAGCACGACGACCATGGCCGCGCCGGACAGGCGCACGATGGCGGCCGTGGCGTCGAGGATGTCCTGTCCGGCCCGCTCGGCCAGGGTGGACAGCATGGACTTGGGCACGATGCACAGGAAATAGGTCCCGGTGGTCAGCCGGGCGAAGGCCCAGAAGGCCTCCTCGCCCTTGTAGGGCAGGTCGGCCGCACCGGATTTCGTCCGTGCCATGGTGGCTAGAAACGCCTCGAATCCGGCCGTGTCGTTGGAGGTCAGCCGCTCGAAATTGATCACGGACTTCCAGTCCGGGGCGTGCTGTTCGTAGGAGCGCTGGGCCCAGACGTAGAGCGCCGAGGCCCCGGAGCGCGGGTCCGTGGCCGGAGCCACCACGAAGGTGCGCATGGCCTCGGACCACTGGGAGGCGATTTCCTGTTCCTGGAGCACCTGGGCCAGCGGCACGTCCAGGCTGGCCACCCCGGCGAAGCGGCCGTCCGGGCCGGCCAGGGCCTTGGACAGGGTCAGCGTCACCTGGCCGGTGGCGGCGTCCACGGCCGGATCGTTCCAGATCACGGCCCCGCCCGTCGGGGCATGGGGGGTGAACGCCGCCTTGGCCGCCTTGAACCAGGGGCGTTCGCGCGGATCATAGTCGGCCGGATAGCCGGCATGGCCGGGAAAGGACACGTGGCTGCCGTCGGCCAGGGTGACCGAGGCGAAAAGGAGCAGGTCGCCGAGTTCGGCGCGCAGCAGGGCGAAGGTGGGGCCGAGGCTGGCCAGCCGGGCGTCCTCGCCGTTTTTCCCCTTGGTCCCGGGCGGACGGTAGACGACCGGGCTTTCGCTGCTGATGGCCAGGCGTTCCTGGCCGCCGCCGGCCAGCCGTTTGGCGTAGCTTTCGCCCTGGCCGAGGTCCGGGGGGGCATTTTTGTCCGCGGCCACGTCCGTGGCCCGGTAGACCTCGGTGGCGGCGGCGCGTCCGGGCGGCTCGGCAAGCGTCCGTTCGGCCGCCGCCGCCAGCACGCTCAGGCTGAAATCCATGGCGCTTTTGGAACGTCGCAGCACCAGGGCGTAATCCTCGGCCGTCTGGCGCAGCTCGTTTTTGACGATGGCGGCGATGAGCGTGCGGCCCTCTCCGGCAATGGCCCGGCCGAGCTGCACCACATGGCGGCGCGTGATCCCCGTGACCACCACCAGGGGAATGAGGCTGAAGGCCAGCAGGATGAGGAAAAATTTCCAACGAAGCCGCATGGGTCTCTCCGACTGGAAGCCTACGGGACAGTCGCGGCCGGCGCAAGCCCGTCTCCGGCTCGGCGAGGCCTTCGTTCTAAGGGGGCGCAATTGACAAAAAGGGTACTCTCAAGCACTCTAAGGCATTCTGGACCGTCGTGAAGTCCGCTATTTCCGGCTGCCGCGAGACGGCCGTTGTTTCTTTTGCGCCCGAGGAGGAGTCTTAGCGCCATGCCCATGATCGAATTCCACAACGTCAACAAATGGTATGGCGAGTTCCATGTGCTCAAGGGCATCACGGACAGCGTCGAGGCCGGGGAGGTGCTGGTCATCTGCGGCCCTTCCGGGTCGGGAAAATCCACGCTAATCCGTTGCGTCAACCGCCTGGAAGAGTACCAGAAGGGGCATATCCTTTTCGAAGGCCACGACATCCACGGCGACGACATCGACGTCAACCGGCTGCGCTGCGACATCGGCATCGTCTTCCAGCAATTCAACCTCTACCCCCACCTCTCCGTCCTCAAAAACATCACCCTGGCCCCGACCAAGGTGAAAAAGATGCCCCGCAAGGAAGCCGAGGAACTGGCCCTGGCCCTGCTCGAGCGGGTGGGCATCCACGCCCAGGCCAAGAAATTCCCGGCCGAACTCTCCGGCGGCCAGCAACAGCGCGTGGCCATCGCCCGGGCCCTGGCCATGAAGCCCAAGGCCATGCTCTTCGACGAGCCCACTTCGGCCCTGGACCCGGAGATGATCAACGAAGTCTTAAACGTCATGAAGGATCTGGCCCGCGACGGCATGACCATGTTGTGCGTCACCCACGAGATGGGCTTTGCCCGGGAGGTGGCCGACCGGGTGGTGTTCATGGACCATGGCGAAATCATCGAGGGCGCGCCTCCCGGGGAATTCTTCTCCAATCCCCGGCACGAACGCACGCAGCTTTTCCTCAAAGAGATTTTGTAGCGCGACCGGCGCGGACAAACGGCACGCAACCTCAAAAACCTTCACAAGGAGGCTTTCATGCGCAAGATCGCCTGGATTTCGACCCTGGCCTGCCTGCTGACCCTGCTCGCGGCCGCGGCCGCCACAGCCGGCAAGCTCGACGACATCAAAGCCCGGGGCGCGCTCGTCGCCGGCGTCAAGGATTCCCAGCCCCCCTTCGGCTACGTCGACGAGAAGACCAACCAGATCGTGGGCTTCGAAATCGACCTCATGCAGGCCCTGGCCAAGCGCCTGGGCGTGAAGCTGGAACTCAAGCCCGTGACCTCCTCCACCCGCATCCCCATGCTCGGCCAGGGCGCCGTGGACATCGTGGCCGCCACCATGACCCACAAGAAAGAGCGTGAGGACCAGATCGACTTCTCCATCACCTATTTCATGACCGGCCAGAAGCTGCTGGTCAAAAAGGGC is a window encoding:
- a CDS encoding HlyD family type I secretion periplasmic adaptor subunit; translated protein: MILPWKRKQAAPPAIPGTPMPPAARFAAFQPDALEIMVAPTPVRYRLTLYLLLAFILCALLFACLAKVNRIVAAPGKLVSSRRNVTVAALETAVIRQIYVSAGQSVAKGDPLVALDPTLAQAGLVEREKDWQSLAAKVWRLTCETGGSCKPPAGLTEADLALERGLLLARRQEHAAKAESLARQVRELSAKLATNAAEAAKNKKQIALARDLEKMYADIYKQGASSKVEYMKAQSSRIDAEGQLTKLTSEAAELRESLARAEAQARDFESNWQAEAAKDLAEASRSLAAADQEKRKAEHLRDQVILRAPEDGLVLDVAAKAAGAVAGQGETLLTIVPRGDDLVAEAEVAAQDIGRVRIGDQVRLKFEAFPFQRHGTATGVVRTISPDAFEKQTQEGQRLVYRVRAAITQAALTNVPPDFHLFPGMAVTAEIKVGRRRVITYLLYPLIRSFDESLREP
- a CDS encoding amino acid ABC transporter ATP-binding protein; its protein translation is MPMIEFHNVNKWYGEFHVLKGITDSVEAGEVLVICGPSGSGKSTLIRCVNRLEEYQKGHILFEGHDIHGDDIDVNRLRCDIGIVFQQFNLYPHLSVLKNITLAPTKVKKMPRKEAEELALALLERVGIHAQAKKFPAELSGGQQQRVAIARALAMKPKAMLFDEPTSALDPEMINEVLNVMKDLARDGMTMLCVTHEMGFAREVADRVVFMDHGEIIEGAPPGEFFSNPRHERTQLFLKEIL
- a CDS encoding SpoIIE family protein phosphatase; amino-acid sequence: MRLRWKFFLILLAFSLIPLVVVTGITRRHVVQLGRAIAGEGRTLIAAIVKNELRQTAEDYALVLRRSKSAMDFSLSVLAAAAERTLAEPPGRAAATEVYRATDVAADKNAPPDLGQGESYAKRLAGGGQERLAISSESPVVYRPPGTKGKNGEDARLASLGPTFALLRAELGDLLLFASVTLADGSHVSFPGHAGYPADYDPRERPWFKAAKAAFTPHAPTGGAVIWNDPAVDAATGQVTLTLSKALAGPDGRFAGVASLDVPLAQVLQEQEIASQWSEAMRTFVVAPATDPRSGASALYVWAQRSYEQHAPDWKSVINFERLTSNDTAGFEAFLATMARTKSGAADLPYKGEEAFWAFARLTTGTYFLCIVPKSMLSTLAERAGQDILDATAAIVRLSGAAMVVVLAAVTLAAIAMTRLFLRPLLAMLDGWKRLAAGDFSARLDLRVGDERQELIDAFNEAGPMMADHLRLQRSLDLAQEVQQNLLPAAPPAVPGLDIAGTAIACDETGGDYFDYRAVARGKEICLDTAVGDVTGHGVPSALLMATARALLLATEDSETPAERVRRANRLLCRDVGDSGRFMTLLAMEIRPEAGEARYVRAGHDPALLYDPETDAFEEWPGKGVPLGIDPAYPYAECAMPFARPGLVLAIGTDGIWESRGPSGEMYGKARFHASIRRAAAGSAADILAAVLADLTAFRGDCRQEDDVTLVVVKKI
- a CDS encoding histone deacetylase family protein, yielding MLKAKNTLGIVFFPAFDWAISPTHPERQERLLYTQDQLREEGVFDIPGITELKPDLATAADVARTHFCFPDVASVTTHSHMISAGGAMRAARTVLDKEAKKAFALVRPPGHHAMKVVHGARGFCNINIEAVMVEWLREHYGPLRVAIVDTDCHHGDGTQDVYWNDPDTLFISLHQDGRTLYPGTGYPYEMGGPGALGKTVNIPLPPGTSDEGFLFAVREVVLPLLADFKPDLVINSAGQDNHFSDPITDMAFSAQGYAKLTELLGADIAVLEGGYAIQGALPYVNLGIVLSMAGLDYSHVREPNFDPEAIRQPAKVTGYIEEVCRDILALTRNPKPPKGETVNGWFSRRKTLYYDTDAITEYQTESVRLCDHCRGVVKYETESTRNPLCLGVEAPIGACGKCVEEAYRIYEAGQIKGEYRHLQLIDRVHKHYASYTG
- a CDS encoding VOC family protein: MPVTRAAPKLMVEDVARSVAFYRDVLGFEFVCGVTEDTRQVVDRPPASGRLALAEVKSGQARLIFQSRASLTTELPRLGEAKIGGSVVIVLTCDDLDAFYDRVSERTPFIKAPHVTFYGARECSLQDVNGYVLTFSGDADQDH
- the hemL gene encoding glutamate-1-semialdehyde 2,1-aminomutase, translated to MTDSASLFEKAQKLIPGGVNSPVRACRSVGCDPLFIASASGSKMTTVEGRELIDYVMSWGPMLLGHRHPDVTAAIHAAADKGASYGAPCPDEVGLAQAVVDAVPGIEMVRMVNSGTEATMSAVRLARGVTGRSKIVKFEGCYHGHSDAFLAAAGSGLATFCIPGTPGVPADTVRHTLLAPYNDLEAVKALFAANDDIACVIVEPVAGNMGLVPPAPGFLEGLREVTAPNGALLIFDEVICGFRIAYGGAQSVFGIDPDLTCLGKIIGGGLPVGAYGGKRHIMERIAPCGEVYQAGTLSGNPLAMAAGLATLKTLKNADYDGLAQRTKALAEELAAILRDKGAPVWLNQAGSLFTLFFREGPVTNFEDAKKGDTARYASYYKQMREAGIFLAPSAFECAFTSFAHTEDDFARTLDAARGVKF
- a CDS encoding 3D domain-containing protein, which translates into the protein MRVAFIAIAAIFLTVTAHAATHKNMLPKSSRPGKKILATITVYTPSPRENNGPGTKSGTAIGTRIRPGIVAVSRDLLHAGWDYGDKVRIKGLGTFIIEDTMHQRFRRTIDVAVPNLAAAKKIGKLRNIEVTLLESEAHDADS